Proteins encoded in a region of the Pelmatolapia mariae isolate MD_Pm_ZW linkage group LG6, Pm_UMD_F_2, whole genome shotgun sequence genome:
- the LOC134629467 gene encoding mpv17-like protein isoform X1, with protein sequence MLKLFLRHARRFPWVTNVTLYGCLFAGGDFVHQWFSGRETIEWRQTRNVAVVAFSFHGNFNFFWMRFLERRFPGNSVGMVMRKLFLDQTTAAPLATSVFYTGVSFLEGKEDILEDWREKFLNTYKTGLLFWPFMQFLNFALVPLYVRTTFTGCCAFVWATFLCFSRQTGDGTAGAALAWMFPHKDDDAEYTKEKVDSEDKVDAPSKGTRPCKPTQ encoded by the exons ATGCTAAAGCTGTTTTTAAGACATGCCCGTCGCTTTCCGTGGGTTACCAACGTGACACTGTACGGCTGCCTGTTCGCCGGGGGGGACTTCGTCCACCAGTGGTTCTCCGGGAGGGAGACCATCGAGTGGAGACAAACACGGAACGTCGCGGTGGTCGCGTTTAGTTTCCATGGCAACTTCAATTTCTTCTGGATGCGTTTCCTGGAGAGGAGATTTCCCGGGAACTCTGTCGGGATGGTGATGAGGAAGCTGTTCCTGGACCAGACGACGGCGGCGCCCCTCGCCACCAGCGTCTTCTACACAG GTGTCAGTTTTTTGGAGGGCAAAGAAGACATCTTGGAAGACTGGAGAGAAAAATTCCTGAATACTTATAAG ACAGGGCTACTGTTCTGGCCATTCATGCAG TTTCTGAACTTTGCCTTGGTGCCTCTGTATGTGCGGACCACCTTCACTGGCTGCTGTGCCTTCGTCTGGGCCACTTTCTTGTGCTTCTCACGTCAGACCGGTGACGGCACAGCTGGTGCTGCGCTGGCGTGGATGTTCCCTCATAAAGACGATGATGCcgaatacactaaagagaaagtAGACTCAGAGGACAAGGTGGATGCCCCCAGCAAAGGGACAAGACCATGTAAACCCACACAGTAG